The following are encoded in a window of Mycobacterium vicinigordonae genomic DNA:
- a CDS encoding NADH-quinone oxidoreductase subunit B family protein: MSWLGRILRLGRVAETAQSRPAQAVPPPGGVAGSLQVRHVDAGSCNGCEVEISGAFGPVYDAERFGARLVASPRHADALLVTGVVTRNMAQPLRNTLAATPLPRVVIACGDCALNRGVFAEAYGVVGAVGEIVPVDVEIAGCPPSPDQVVAALRSVTGR; encoded by the coding sequence ATGAGTTGGCTGGGCAGAATCCTGCGACTCGGCCGCGTTGCCGAAACTGCGCAGAGCAGACCTGCACAGGCCGTCCCCCCGCCAGGCGGCGTGGCTGGCTCCCTGCAGGTGCGCCACGTCGACGCGGGTTCCTGCAACGGCTGCGAAGTGGAGATCTCCGGGGCGTTCGGGCCGGTCTATGACGCCGAGCGATTCGGTGCCCGGTTGGTGGCCTCGCCCCGGCACGCGGACGCCTTGTTGGTCACCGGGGTGGTGACACGAAACATGGCCCAGCCGCTGCGAAACACCCTGGCCGCCACACCATTACCGCGGGTGGTGATCGCCTGCGGCGACTGCGCACTCAACCGCGGCGTGTTCGCCGAAGCCTACGGCGTGGTGGGCGCCGTCGGTGAGATCGTGCCTGTCGACGTGGAGATTGCCGGCTGTCCGCCCTCGCCCGACCAGGTGGTCGCGGCCCTGCGGTCGGTGACGGGACGGTGA
- a CDS encoding proton-conducting transporter membrane subunit — protein MGPLLSGLATSGIGAGGVALGLTALFGTLPPLRLAWLLPLSGVEFDVSRLGGFFIALTGAVAVVVGIYSIGYARREQLGATAHLMLPLFVTAMLLVPAAGSVPTFLLAWELMALTSLMLLATDHHRAQVRSAAVYYATMTQLGFAAILLGLMVLAAAAGTYRFAEMTAVPEWTRTAVFVVTLLGFGSKSGLLPLHAWLPRAHPEAPSPVSALMSAAMVNLGIYGIIRIDLQVLGPGPRWWGATLLAVGAVSALYGVLQASVATDLKRLLGYSTIENMGLVTLALGATILLSASGAGAAALIAMTAALLHLVAHAAFKSLGFMAAGSVLVAVGGRDLDRLGGLARRMPYTTIAFGIAALGASGLPLGAGFISEWLLVQSLIHARPEHTFLGLVTPLGVGAVALTAGLGVAAMVKAFGTGFLARPRSPGAAVAREVPVSMRAAMVGAAGGCVILAVVPFVVTDALQSVLASVPLFREVNLSALGLVLRLPGMDGSISPTLLALAMLVAVVLVLCLTRWGSRRRPQPVTAALWACGADELTARMQYTATSFAQPLQRVFDDVLRPDTGIEVTHLEGTRYHVDKIAYHAKLTDAVEVRLYAPVLRAVAACARAIRLAHNGSVHLYLGYGALGVLIILMVAR, from the coding sequence ATCGGGCCGCTGCTCAGTGGGCTCGCGACCTCGGGGATCGGCGCCGGGGGAGTGGCTTTGGGGCTCACGGCGTTATTCGGCACGCTGCCGCCGCTGCGGTTGGCCTGGCTGCTCCCGCTGAGCGGAGTGGAGTTCGACGTCAGCCGTCTAGGCGGATTCTTCATTGCGTTGACGGGCGCAGTGGCCGTTGTGGTCGGCATCTACAGCATCGGATACGCACGACGGGAACAACTCGGCGCCACTGCGCACCTGATGTTGCCGTTGTTCGTGACGGCCATGCTGCTGGTGCCCGCCGCAGGTTCGGTGCCCACCTTCCTGCTGGCCTGGGAATTGATGGCGCTGACCTCATTGATGTTGCTGGCCACCGACCATCACCGGGCGCAAGTGCGTTCCGCCGCAGTCTATTACGCGACAATGACGCAGCTGGGATTCGCCGCCATCCTGCTGGGGTTGATGGTATTGGCCGCCGCCGCTGGCACCTATCGGTTCGCCGAAATGACCGCCGTTCCGGAGTGGACACGTACGGCGGTCTTTGTGGTGACGCTGCTGGGATTCGGTTCCAAATCCGGTTTGCTACCGCTGCATGCCTGGCTACCGCGCGCACATCCCGAGGCGCCCAGTCCGGTGTCGGCCCTGATGAGTGCGGCCATGGTCAACCTGGGTATCTACGGGATCATCCGGATAGACCTGCAAGTGCTCGGCCCCGGTCCGCGATGGTGGGGTGCGACGCTGCTCGCGGTCGGTGCGGTATCGGCGTTGTACGGGGTGCTACAGGCGTCGGTGGCCACCGATCTCAAACGGCTGCTTGGCTATTCGACGATCGAGAACATGGGTCTGGTAACGCTGGCGCTGGGGGCGACCATCCTGTTATCGGCATCTGGGGCGGGCGCCGCCGCCCTGATTGCGATGACGGCGGCGCTGTTGCACCTCGTCGCACATGCGGCGTTCAAGAGCCTCGGGTTCATGGCGGCCGGATCGGTACTGGTGGCCGTCGGCGGGCGCGACCTGGACCGGCTTGGCGGCCTCGCGAGGAGAATGCCATACACCACAATAGCTTTCGGCATCGCTGCGCTAGGTGCATCCGGCCTGCCGCTGGGTGCGGGCTTCATCAGCGAATGGCTGTTGGTGCAGTCACTGATTCACGCCCGGCCCGAGCATACGTTCCTCGGGTTGGTGACCCCGTTGGGGGTGGGTGCGGTCGCCTTGACAGCCGGCCTAGGGGTGGCCGCAATGGTCAAGGCTTTCGGGACCGGCTTCCTGGCGCGTCCCCGCTCGCCGGGGGCAGCGGTCGCGCGGGAAGTGCCGGTCAGCATGCGCGCCGCAATGGTTGGCGCGGCCGGCGGCTGCGTCATCCTGGCCGTGGTGCCGTTCGTCGTCACCGATGCATTGCAGTCCGTGCTGGCCAGCGTTCCGCTCTTTCGCGAGGTCAATCTGTCCGCCCTCGGCTTGGTGCTGCGGCTCCCTGGTATGGACGGCTCGATATCGCCCACCCTGCTTGCGTTGGCAATGCTAGTTGCCGTGGTGCTGGTGCTGTGCCTAACCAGATGGGGGTCGCGCCGTCGCCCACAGCCCGTCACGGCGGCGCTGTGGGCCTGCGGGGCAGACGAACTCACCGCCCGCATGCAGTACACCGCGACCTCCTTCGCTCAACCGCTGCAACGGGTCTTCGACGATGTGCTGAGACCCGACACTGGCATCGAGGTGACACACCTGGAGGGAACCCGCTACCACGTCGACAAGATCGCCTATCACGCCAAATTGACCGACGCCGTTGAAGTACGCCTCTACGCACCGGTGTTGCGCGCCGTGGCCGCATGCGCACGGGCAATCCGACTCGCGCACAACGGAAGTGTGCATCTGTATCTGGGCTACGGCGCACTCGGGGTACTGATCATATTGATGGTGGCGCGATGA